From the Chryseobacterium fluminis genome, the window TGGCTTACAGCTGTCCTTTGGGGAAAGCAATGGCTGCATTGGGAAGCAAATGGAAACCCATTATTGTATTGGTCATCAAGGACCGGAAACTTCGTTTCGGGGAACTTGCGGTAAGAATTAACGTTATCTCAAGAAAGGTTCTGACAGATCAGTTGCGCGAAATGGAAGCCGACGGACTGGTGATTCGCGAAGAGTTTAAGGAAATTCCTCCAAGGGTTGAATATTCGCTGACGGAAAAAGGACTGGCCCTGCTGCCGATCATGTATCAGTTAGAAGAATGGGAAACGAAATATCATGTTTACGATCCTGAAAAAGAGAAGGACTGCAAGACTCTTCTGGAAAGTAAGAAGATGAAAAAGGCTGTTGTTTAATGGTTTTTTTTTACTGTATAGTTCTGGCAACAACAGAAATTAAGTTTCCAGAACTATCAAATGTTTCATCTAATTGGATGAATGTTAAATTTAGATTTATTAAATCTGAATATTTGAGTATAATGTAGTTCCCTTTTATATCTTTATATAAACTACTTGGATCTGAAATAAATTTTCTTTGAGCATTCGTTACTATAAGTAGATCTAAGCCTCCGTCCTTAGCCAATTGATAATCAGCAAGAACTCCTTTATAAATAAATGTTTGATCATTAACATTTACCAATGCGTCGACATGGGTAAAATCAACATCCTCCACAGTATCATTCTGTAAAATATGAGAATTTTTTTCGAAATTTAATAATCTTGCAGTAATAATATAATGCCAAATATTTTTATATCTTAAAATGTCATAAGTTATATCGAGTGATTTGGACAGGACATATGTTTTTAATCGATTACCAATTAAATATGATATAATATTAAGGAAAATTTGATAGATAATAATAGCAATTTTATTTTTCTCTACTGATGTAATTGCTAATTTTATTAAGTCATCGTTGGAAGATGTTAAAATTTAAAAGAATATCAAACCTTAAATCGTAACCAAAAAAATAATAGATTATCGGATAAGATAATAAGTAAAGAATAAGGCTTGGAAAAAGAGTATTTATTAATAAATTATAAAATCACTTGTAGTATATTGATTTGAAAATTCTCCGGAATAAAAGCCTTTAGCAAACGAAATTCCAGGAAGAACAAGGATTAAGAGAATAATTCCACTTAAAGCAATATCCACTATTTCGAAGCTTCTAATTTTTCTTTAGTAATTGGCTGCATTAACTCAATTCTTTTAGAAATTCCATCCTTAGCAGCGGCTCTGATGGCAGAAATAATATTGCCGGAATCTTTTTCACTATGAAGTAATATTCTACCTAAAGCGCTACTAACAGCAACTCTTCCGGTAGATAAGTCTCTCTTCCCTAATAAAGATTTTTTAACATTTTTTTTCATAAACCAAACTTAAGGATTTTATTCTGATCAGGCAACTAATTGATTTTAAAATAGATAAATTTGATAAATTATACCAATTAAAAATATCTAAAAAAACCGCTTCCAAGAAGAAAGCGGTTTACAATTTATCTAAAATCCTAATTAAAATATTGCAGGATATTTCTGAGGATTTGTTTCATTAAACATGGCGTAGATTTTTTCTACCATATCATCTGAAGAAGGTTTGCTGAAATAATCTCCGTCACTTGCATAGGCAGGCCTGTGGTCATTGGCCGCAATCGTTAACGGGTCAGAATCCAGGAATCTGAATGCTTTTTGTTTTTCCAGAATCTGCTGAAGAATAAACGCTGAAGTTCCGCCTTCCACATCTTCGTCGATGACAACCAACCTGTTGGTTTTCTTTACTGATTCGGCAATTTCATGGGTTAGATCAAAAGGGATTAATGACTGAACATCGATAACTTCTGCTGAAATCCCTAATTTTTCCAACTCTTCTGCTGCTTCCATGACAATTCTCCAGGTTGAACCGTAAGTCACTAAAGTTACGTCACTTCCCTCTTTTGTCACTTCAATTTTTCCGACAGGAACAGTGAATTCTCCTAAGTTATCTGGTTGCTTTTCTTTTAACCTGTATCCGTTCAGACATTCAACAATTACCGCAGGATCATCGCTCTGAAGCATCGTGTTATAGAATCCGGCAGCTTTTGTCAGGTTTCTTGGTACCAATACTAAGATCCCTTTTGAAAGATTCAGAATTCCTGCCATCGGAGAGCCTGAATGCCAAACGCCTTCTAAACGGTGGCCTCTGGTTCTGATGATTACAGGTGCTTTCTGACCGCCTTTTGTTCTGTACTGAACCGTTGCCAGGTCATCACTCATTCCCTGTAAGCAATATAGAATATAGTCCAGGTACTGAATTTCAGCAATCGGTCTTAGCCCTCTCATCGCCATTCCGATTCCCTGACCTAATATGGTAGCTTCACGGATGCCCGTATCGGCAACGCGAATGTCACCATATTTTTCCTGCATTCCCTCGAGTCCCTGGTTGACATCACCGATATTTCCGGCATCTTCACCAAAGACTAAAGTTTCAGGATATTTTTCGAATATTTTGTCGAAGTTATTTCTTACCACAACTCTTCCGTCCACTTCTTCAGAACTGTCGGAGTAGACAGGCTTAATTTCTTTTACGTTTTCCGCTTTCCACTGGG encodes:
- a CDS encoding winged helix-turn-helix transcriptional regulator — translated: MKKNELMAYSCPLGKAMAALGSKWKPIIVLVIKDRKLRFGELAVRINVISRKVLTDQLREMEADGLVIREEFKEIPPRVEYSLTEKGLALLPIMYQLEEWETKYHVYDPEKEKDCKTLLESKKMKKAVV